The following coding sequences are from one Bradyrhizobium sp. 200 window:
- a CDS encoding GNAT family N-acetyltransferase — translation MNIGKASAVHIDIIETLPLLAELEDNWNAVYDADDEAQIFLSWKFLNGFLSHTPGPWFILAAKADEAADTPYVAFFPLRLQTTIKNSDVFHEIRMAGSGDYTGIVCRPEAENKVVPAFARCIRQMNWARFKLDNLRMSERRVRLLLACFPKAGFRSTEVDMVSKVDGIDLSLCPYVTLPNDWNGYLVSLSTNTRQKIRRLLKQVDTTGEYRITVATPETFAADLRTLLRFWEARWRSRKGDRMDGLVRSNGIMLTRSFQSGMLYLPTFWHGDRPVAALATLVDPRKRTFSFYMTGRDETFDGPPSGVILHAFSIRHAIENGFSEYDFLRGNEPYKYSFGCAERKIRPTVLEARNGRNLGGRIDPRGIPDVLRQATELHRKGQVADAEAGYRRILEIQPRHADALHRLGQLLAARGDFAAAKRLFRTLTTVRPDAAKAWQCLGQVCESLGQHEEALRQYLEFMRLQPDQPDGFVAVAKCMAKLGRMAEVNAALLAAIEPASAPSVRKWRDWRGLPDQPAAGEHSVSA, via the coding sequence TTGAACATTGGAAAGGCGTCCGCTGTGCATATCGACATCATCGAAACCCTGCCGTTGCTGGCCGAGCTCGAGGACAACTGGAACGCCGTCTACGACGCGGACGACGAAGCGCAGATATTCCTGTCGTGGAAATTTCTAAACGGCTTTCTGTCCCACACCCCGGGGCCATGGTTTATTCTGGCGGCAAAAGCCGACGAGGCCGCGGATACTCCCTACGTTGCGTTCTTTCCGTTGCGACTGCAGACCACGATCAAGAACTCCGATGTGTTCCATGAAATCAGGATGGCGGGCTCCGGCGATTACACCGGCATCGTTTGCAGGCCCGAGGCGGAGAACAAGGTCGTTCCCGCCTTTGCCCGATGCATCAGGCAGATGAACTGGGCGCGCTTTAAGCTCGATAATCTGCGGATGTCGGAGCGGCGCGTGCGGCTGCTGCTGGCCTGCTTTCCGAAAGCCGGTTTTCGCTCCACCGAAGTCGACATGGTCAGCAAGGTCGATGGAATCGACCTCAGCCTCTGCCCGTACGTGACGCTGCCGAATGACTGGAACGGTTATCTGGTATCGCTGAGCACCAATACGAGGCAGAAAATCCGGCGTCTCCTCAAACAGGTCGACACAACGGGTGAATATCGCATCACCGTTGCCACGCCCGAGACGTTCGCAGCCGACCTCAGGACCTTGCTGCGGTTCTGGGAGGCAAGGTGGCGCTCCCGCAAAGGGGATCGGATGGATGGGCTCGTTCGCTCGAACGGCATCATGCTGACGCGCAGTTTCCAATCCGGCATGCTGTACCTGCCGACTTTCTGGCACGGCGACCGGCCGGTCGCGGCGCTGGCCACGCTGGTGGATCCGCGCAAGCGGACGTTCTCGTTCTACATGACCGGACGTGACGAGACGTTCGACGGGCCGCCATCCGGTGTGATCCTGCACGCCTTCAGCATTCGCCACGCCATCGAGAACGGCTTTTCCGAATACGACTTCCTGCGCGGCAACGAGCCATACAAATATTCATTCGGCTGCGCGGAGCGCAAGATCCGCCCCACCGTTCTGGAGGCCAGGAACGGCAGGAATCTCGGCGGCAGGATCGACCCGCGCGGGATCCCCGACGTGCTGCGGCAGGCGACTGAATTGCACCGGAAGGGGCAGGTGGCCGACGCCGAAGCTGGCTACCGGCGCATTCTGGAGATTCAGCCGAGGCACGCCGACGCATTGCACCGGCTCGGCCAGTTGCTGGCGGCGAGGGGTGACTTCGCCGCGGCTAAGCGGCTGTTCCGGACCCTGACGACGGTTCGGCCAGACGCCGCCAAGGCGTGGCAGTGTCTGGGCCAGGTCTGCGAAAGTCTCGGTCAGCACGAGGAAGCGTTGCGCCAGTACCTCGAATTCATGCGGCTGCAACCGGATCAGCCGGATGGTTTCGTCGCGGTTGCCAAGTGCATGGCCAAGCTTGGGCGGATGGCGGAAGTCAACGCCGCGCTGTTGGCCGCGATCGAGCCGGCGAGCGCTCCGTCGGTCCGGAAGTGGCGCGATTGGCGCGGCCTCCCGGACCAGCCGGCCGCCGGCGAACACTCGGTCTCGGCGTAG